A genomic window from Chanos chanos chromosome 14, fChaCha1.1, whole genome shotgun sequence includes:
- the rubcn gene encoding run domain Beclin-1-interacting and cysteine-rich domain-containing protein: MEITSDTEDAERRREHWKLLSSLKTTVEGLLSTNNPNVWSRYGGLQRLHKDMNNILSHGLKHEQVYYKQKDYWRFIWCVRYISPHLASNVEQFSQLEPVLSNGVQIPGESYKAERWLLHSLQSHLLSAQLKPLLKHQANTRKYYNDEAFLLSEPHVTAMFQCLEAVEQNDPRLLALIDTVRLSHLKEPLSLGLLKSQSLCLLPGAGNSWKTAEGSQSALSRRLTISQCSLRESPSSGSQTESSSDVTPSGSGIGAPWVCSAGEQSTPDSGIPKISFTEPTSPAQTETGDSAEGELDDGPEYLAIGNLGQRGRRDSNSSSQSSQSSESQGAGRVATAMPQPRRGSYSEGQRGSGRSSRGHTRSLSDTGISQRQRHGGHHRKITIIIEDPVAESAADDPCAKNYGPFSPQSSDSSNSSSLYMESNGQEYHTIPDRMFRKPSEGQSLISYLSEQDFGSCADLEKENAHFSICESLIAAIELMKCNMRARMEEAEEEGDSDCEIQQLKQKIRLRRQQIRRSRLQPSLPSNHAFHSTDSGDSHRSSQDSFHPSDSGSAEEVDDFELRDGTEGQSLLVVAESGLSLSLASLFSDADIKRSATSSSKSFLSSESISPSFLQSNSAESVAMGLLKQFEGMQLPAASELDWLVPEHDAPQKLLPIPDSLPISPDDGEHADIYKLRIRVRGNLEWAPPRPQIIFNIHPAPKRKVVVAKQNYRCAGCGIRIDPDYIKRLRYCEYLGRYFCQCCHENAQAVVPGRVLRKWDFSKYYVSNFARDLLAKIAGDPLFNLNDINSGLYKKVKALETVRVLRVQLNHMKTLLKTCRFARELLDQFDTVPGHLTEDLHLFSLNDLSAVRNGDLAPRLRDLLRLGSTHVSGCVLCQAKGFVCEFCGNDKDIIFPFELSKCQRCEDCKACYHRTCFRNGKECPRCQRLAERRERMARRNMEEQEDHEEDEGGGT; encoded by the exons ATGGAGATAACATCAGACACAGAGGACGCAGAGCGCAG GAGAGAACACTGGAAACTTCTGTCCAGTCTCAAGACCACGGTCGAGGGACTGCTGTCGACTAACAACCCCAATGTCTGGTCTCGTTATGGAGGTCTTCAGCGGCTGCACAAAGACATGAACAACATTCTGAGTCATGGCTTAAAGCATGAACAG GTGTACTATAAACAGAAAGACTACTGGCGTTTCATTTGGTGTGTGAGGTACATTAGCCCCCATCTGGCCTCTAATGTGGAACAG TTCAGTCAGTTGGAGCCAGTGCTGAGCAATGGGGTGCAGATCCCAGGAGAGAGCTACAAGGCTGAACGCTGGCTTTTGCACAGTCTGCAGTCTCATCTCCTGTCTGCACAACTAAAGCCTCTGCTCAAACACCAGGCCAACACCCGCAAATACTACAACG ATGAGGCATTTCTCCTCAGCGAGCCACACGTTACAGCTATGTTTCAGTGTCTGGAGGCGGTGGAGCAAAACGACCCTCGTCTCCTGGCCCTAATCGACACCGTCAGA CTGTCTCACCTGAAGGAGCCTCTGTCTCTGGGCCTGCTGAAGAGCCAGAGCCTGTGTCTGCTGCCTGGAGCCGGGAATAGCTGGAAAACTGCCGAGGGTTCCCAGTCCGCCCTGTCACGTCGCCTCACGATCTCCCAGTGCTCACTCAGAGAGAGTCCTTCCAGTGGCTCTCAGACGGAGAGCAGCTCAG acgtCACACCTTCAGGTAGTGGTATAGGAGCCCCTTGGGTATGCAGCGCTGGGGAACAGAGTACCCCCGATTCAGGGATCCCCAAAATATCCTTCACCGAGCCCACCTCCCCAGCCCAGACGGAGACGGGAGACTCGGCTGAGGGGGAGCTGGATGATGGGCCGGAGTATCTTGCGATCGGTAACCTAGGTCAGCGTGGCCGAAGGGACTCTAACAGCTCTTCCCAGAGTAGCCAGTCCTCTGAGAGTCAGGGCGCTGGGCGTGTTGCTACGGCGATGCCCCAGCCGCGCCGCGGCTCCTATTCAGAGGGTCAGAGAGGATCTGGGAGGAGCTCCAGGGGCCACACGAGGTCACTGTCTGACACCGGCATCtcgcagagacagagacatg GGGGACACCACAGGAAAATCACCATTATAATAGAGGATCCCGTAGCAG AGTCTGCTGCAGATGACCCGTGTGCCAAGAACTATGGGCCTTTTTCTCCCCAAAGCAGTGACAGCAGCAACTCCAGTTCCCTTTATATGGAGTCTA atGGCCAAGAGTACCACACCATCCCAGACCGCATGTTCCGGAAGCCCTCGGAGGGCCAGAGTCTCATCAGTTACCTGTCAGAGCAGGACTTTGGCAGCTGTGCTGATCTGGAGAAG GAGAATGCCCATTTCAGCATCTGTGAGTCTCTGATCGCAGCCATTGAGCTGATGAAGTGTAACATGCGTGCTCGgatggaggaggcagaggaggaaggagacagCGACTGTGAGATCCAGCAGCTCAAGCAGAAAATCCGTCTGCGCAGGCAGCAGATCCGTCGCAGCCGGCTGCAGCCCAGCCTGCCCTCCAATCATG cgTTCCACTCCACAGACAGCGGGGACTCCCACCGTAGCTCCCAGGATTCCTTTCACCCCTCAGACTCCGGCTCAGCTGAAGAGGTGGACGACTTTGAGCTGCGAG ATGGCACTGAGGGGCAGTCTCTGCTGGTGGTGGCTGAGAGTGGTCTGTCCCTGTCACTcgcctctctcttctcag ATGCAGATATTAAACGCAGTGCAACGTCCAGCAGCAAGTCTTTCCTCAGCTCAGAGTCAAT ttctccctccttcctccaGTCTAACTCAGCCGAATCTGTGGCAATGGGTCTTCTTAAACAGTTTGAAGGCATGCAGTTACCTGCTGCCTCAGAGCTGGACTGGCTGGTTCCTGAGCATGATGCTCCCCAaaag CTCCTTCCCATTCCTGACTCCCTGCCCATCTCCCCTGACGACGGGGAACACGCCGACATCTATAAGCTGCGTATCCGAGTGCGAGGGAACCTGGAGTGGGCTCCTCCTCGGCCGCAGATCATCTTCAACATTCACCCGGCTCCCAA GCGTAAAGTGGTGGTGGCCAAGCAGAACTACCGCTGTGCAGGCTGCGGCATCCGCATCGATCCAG ATTACATAAAGAGACTTCGTTACTGTGAGTACCTGGGTCGTTACTTCTGTCAGTGCTGCCATGAGAACGCCCAGGCGGTTGTGCCCGGACGAGTGTTGCGAAAGTGGGATTTCAGCAAGTACTACGTCAGCAATTTCGCCAGGGACCTGCTGGCCAAGATTGCAGGAGATCCCCTCTTCAACCTTAACGACATCAACAGCGGCCTTTACAAGAAGGTTAAAGCCCTGGAGACAGTCCGG GTCTTAAGAGTCCAGTTAAACCACATGAAGACTCTGCTTAAGACGTGCCGTTTTGCCAGAGA GCTGTTGGATCAGTTTGACACAGTTCCTGGTCACCTGACGGAGGATTTGCATCTTTTCTCCCTCAATGACCTGAGCGCCGTACGCAATGGAGACCTGGCCCCCAGGCTACGGGACCTGCTTCGTTTGGGTTCCACCCACGTTTCTGGCTGTGTG